A single window of Vibrio gazogenes DNA harbors:
- the pnp gene encoding polyribonucleotide nucleotidyltransferase — protein sequence MFEKPVVKTFQYGNHTVTIETGVIARQATSAVMVTMDDTSVFVSVVGKKEAVEGQDFFPLTVNYQERTYAAGKIPGGFFKREGRPSEGETLTARLIDRPIRPLFPDGFTNEVQIIATVMAVNPDVQPDIPSLIGTSAALAISGIPFNGPIGAARVGHIDGQLVLNPSAKELGESRLDLVVAGTENAVLMVESEADILSEEEMLSAVVFGHEQQQAVIQAINEFAAEVAAPAWSWSAPEVNVSLKALIAEHAEARFAEAYQITEKMARYEQVGQIKSDVIATLLEQDAALDENELRNMLSSLEKKVVRSRILSGAPRIDGREKDMVRALDVRTGVLPRVHGSSLFTRGETQAIVTATLGTQRDAQIIDELTGERKEHFLFHYNFPPYCVGETGFVGSPKRREIGHGRLAKRGIQAVMPSIDEFPYTIRVVSEITESNGSSSMASVCGSSLALMDAGVPIKASVAGIAMGLVKEEDDFVVLSDILGDEDHLGDMDFKVAGTSDGVTALQMDIKIEGITKEIMQIALNQAKGARLHILSVMDKAIHSARDDISQFAPRIHTMKISSDKIKDVIGKGGAVIRALTEETGTTIEIEDDGTIKIAATEGEAAKHAIRRIEELTAEVEVGRIYTGKVTRIVDFGAFVAVLGAKEGLVHISQIADQRVEKVTDYLKEGQEVQVKVLEIDRQNRIRLSMKEAAVKPAAEDAPQQEQSDAE from the coding sequence ATGTTTGAAAAACCAGTTGTGAAAACGTTTCAATACGGCAATCACACCGTCACGATTGAAACTGGCGTGATTGCACGTCAGGCAACATCAGCAGTTATGGTCACCATGGACGATACATCTGTATTCGTTTCAGTGGTTGGGAAAAAAGAAGCGGTAGAAGGTCAAGACTTCTTCCCGCTGACAGTGAACTATCAGGAACGGACTTATGCTGCCGGTAAGATTCCTGGTGGATTCTTTAAACGTGAAGGCCGTCCTTCAGAAGGTGAAACTCTGACAGCTCGTCTGATCGACCGTCCGATTCGCCCTCTGTTCCCCGATGGTTTCACCAATGAAGTTCAGATTATTGCCACTGTTATGGCCGTAAACCCTGATGTTCAGCCTGATATCCCAAGCTTGATCGGTACTTCTGCCGCGCTGGCAATTTCTGGTATCCCATTCAATGGTCCAATTGGTGCGGCTCGTGTCGGTCACATTGATGGACAGCTTGTTTTGAACCCAAGTGCGAAAGAGCTGGGAGAATCTCGTCTGGATCTCGTGGTTGCCGGAACAGAAAATGCGGTACTGATGGTTGAATCAGAAGCAGATATTCTCTCTGAAGAAGAGATGCTTTCAGCAGTCGTATTTGGTCATGAACAGCAACAGGCTGTGATTCAAGCTATCAATGAATTTGCTGCTGAAGTTGCGGCACCTGCATGGTCATGGAGCGCTCCTGAAGTCAATGTCAGCCTGAAAGCATTAATCGCTGAACATGCGGAAGCTCGCTTTGCTGAAGCATATCAAATCACTGAGAAAATGGCGCGTTACGAGCAAGTGGGTCAGATCAAATCTGATGTTATCGCGACATTACTTGAGCAAGATGCAGCTCTGGATGAAAATGAACTTCGTAACATGCTGAGTTCATTAGAGAAGAAAGTCGTTCGTAGCCGTATTCTGTCTGGTGCACCGCGTATCGACGGTCGTGAGAAAGATATGGTTCGAGCACTGGATGTCCGCACGGGTGTTTTGCCTCGCGTCCATGGTTCATCATTATTTACCCGTGGTGAAACACAAGCTATCGTGACAGCGACGCTGGGAACTCAGCGTGATGCGCAAATTATTGATGAATTAACCGGTGAACGGAAAGAGCACTTCCTGTTCCACTATAACTTCCCACCTTACTGTGTCGGTGAAACAGGTTTCGTCGGTTCTCCAAAGCGTCGTGAAATTGGTCATGGTCGTTTGGCGAAACGTGGTATTCAGGCCGTTATGCCATCGATTGATGAATTCCCTTATACCATTCGTGTGGTCTCTGAAATTACTGAATCAAATGGTTCTTCTTCAATGGCTTCAGTATGTGGTTCATCGCTGGCATTGATGGATGCTGGTGTGCCAATTAAGGCCTCTGTTGCTGGGATCGCGATGGGACTCGTCAAAGAAGAAGATGATTTTGTGGTTCTGTCTGACATCTTAGGTGATGAAGACCATCTTGGTGATATGGACTTTAAAGTTGCGGGTACATCTGACGGTGTGACTGCACTGCAAATGGATATCAAAATCGAAGGGATCACCAAAGAAATCATGCAGATCGCTTTGAATCAGGCTAAAGGTGCTCGTCTACACATCTTGTCTGTGATGGATAAAGCGATTCACAGTGCACGTGATGACATTTCTCAGTTTGCGCCACGTATCCATACGATGAAAATCAGTTCTGATAAGATCAAAGATGTTATCGGTAAAGGCGGTGCTGTCATTCGTGCACTGACAGAAGAAACCGGCACTACGATTGAAATCGAAGATGATGGAACAATCAAGATCGCTGCGACAGAAGGCGAAGCGGCTAAACATGCGATTCGTCGTATTGAAGAGTTGACGGCTGAAGTTGAAGTTGGTCGTATCTACACTGGTAAAGTCACTCGTATCGTTGACTTTGGTGCTTTTGTCGCTGTTCTTGGTGCCAAAGAAGGTCTGGTTCATATCTCTCAAATCGCAGATCAACGTGTAGAGAAAGTGACGGATTA